In a single window of the Rhopalosiphum padi isolate XX-2018 chromosome 1, ASM2088224v1, whole genome shotgun sequence genome:
- the LOC132929622 gene encoding cell division cycle protein 23 homolog — MSNYAMDVDVAKVGCPVPKMDEVKKELLISMNELYARGLKTSCQWSSDLLLSLEVGNNPKPLTKKIEGYKRPKITRSLLTPVPKRMPVAKSTDLYSIDQLPIPYKEMELYLHARTCYNAKEYQRASFWLKNCCSKIPLFLKMYSDYLAADSNIKNIGSEATPSMFREYRNLLDYLSQLLESIRQKKKGDGYLTYLLGVVYVKLEQYEAAVKMLVESINEVPLNWHAWMQLGDLIVDRVKLSKLELPNHWMKNFFYCQKYLDLQLNEQMLGMTQYLFNCGFSDSIFLQSRVAVCYHNKRYIEIAVQKFQELIEIEPCRLENMDTYSNLLYVQHQRVELAYLAQRAVKIDKYRVETCCILGNYYSLHGEHQKAMRYFHRALKLNPLYLAAWTLLGQEYMELKNSNDAIQSYSKALEINKYEYRAWYGLGQTYEILGMFKHSLYFFKQAQLLRPFDSRMIIAVGNVYEKLGNIDMAFQSYLKGRAMGDDEKLGLIYLAKLYVVINRPNDAAKMFLEYIEEHGLDEQTRDHSYAYMFLANYNLNRMNYDQAFHYAQKCLNYAETKEEAKALLKTIVHERIHMEVDNILCTPMSEKQSKDKDYDKEEMPRQLELLSLTQKYEMNQNEDDDDESSDEEEHLCNKITMYMDLVE, encoded by the exons ATGAGTAACTACGCTATGGACGTCGATGTGGCGAAAGTCGGTTGCCCCGTTCCAAAAATGGACGAGGTGAAAAAAGAGCTCCTCATCAGCATGAACGAACTGTACGCCCGAGGTCTGAAAACCAGCTGCCAGTG GTCTTCAGATCTACTCCTATCACTTGAAGTTGGCAACAACCCGAAACCGTTGACCAAAAAAATAGAAGGGTACAAAAGACCAAAAATCACCCGTAGTCTTCTGACTCCTGTACCTAAACGTATGCCGGTTGCGAAGTCTACAGATTTATATTCTATTGACCAACTACCAATACCATATAAAGAAATGGAACTATATCTTCATGCTCGAACCTGTTACAACGCCAAAGAATATCAAag GGCATCATTTTGGTTGAAAAATTGTTGTtcaaaaataccattatttctGAAAATGTATTCAGATTATTTGGCTGCTGacagtaatattaaaaacattggtAGTGAAGCGACACCTTCCATGTTTAGAGAATACCGAAATTTGTTAGATTATTTGTCTCAACTATTAGAGTCgatacgacaaaaaaaaaagggaGATGGATATTTGACATATTTACTTGGTGTGGTGTACGTGAAATTAGAGCAATACGAGGCAGCAGTTAAAATGCTTGTTGAATCTATAAACGAAGTGCCACTTAATTGGCATGCATGGATGCAACTTGGTGATCTTATTGTAGATCGAGTTAAA TTATCAAAGCTAGAGTTACCCAATCATTGGATGAAAAATTTTTTCTACTGTCAAAAATATTTGGACTTGCAGTTAAATGAACAGATGCTAGGTATGACACAGTATTTATTCAATTGTGGTTTCAGTGACAGTATATTTCTCCAATCTAGAGTGGCAGTTTGTTACCACAACAAAAGAT acATTGAAATAGCAGTACAAAAATTTCAAGAGCTCATTGAAATTGAACCTTGTCGGCTGGAAAATATGGatacttattcaaatttattgtaTGTACAACATCAACGAGTTGAACTAGCTTATCTTGCTCAGCGTGCAgtcaaaattgataaatatcgTGTGGAGACTTGTTGTATTTTGGGCAACTATTATAGTCTTCACGGGGAACATCAAAAAGCTATGCGTTACTTTCATCGCGCGCTTAAATTGAATCCTTTGTATTTGGCTGCCTGGACACTACTTGGTCAAGAGTATATGgaacttaaaaattcaaacgatGCGATACAGAGCTATAGCAAAGCCTTGG aaataaataaatacgagtatagaGCATGGTATGGTTTGGGTCAAACATATGAAATACTTGGCATGTTCAAACACAGCctctattttttcaaacaagCGCAATTGCTAAGACCATTTGATAGCCGTATGATAATTGCTGTTGGCaatgtatatgaaaaattaGGTAATATAGACATGGCATTTCAAAGCTACTTAAAAGGGCGAGCGATGGGCGATGACGAAAAGCTTGGCCTCATATACTTAGCAAA ATTGTATGTAGTTATAAATAGACCAAATGATGCTGCAAAAATGTTTTTGGAATACATTGAAGAGCATGGACTAGATGAACAGACTCGTGATCACAGCTATGCTTATATGTTCCTTGCAAATTACAATTTGAATCGTATGAACTATGATCAAGCATTTCATTATGCACAAAAATGTTTGAACTATGCTGAAACCAAAGAAGAAGCTAAAGCGTTGTTGAAAACTATAGTTCATGAAAGAATACACATGGAAGTTGATAACATATTGTGTACACCAATGAGTGAGAAACAATCTAAGGATAAGGATTATGATAAAGAAGAAATGCCCAGACAGTTGGAATTGTTGTCCCTCacacaaaaatatgaaatgaatcaAAATGAAGACGATGATGATGAAAGTAGCGACGAAGAAGAACATTTGTGTAATAAGATAACAATGTATATGGATTTAGTAGAATAG
- the LOC132929629 gene encoding MOB kinase activator-like 1, whose product MSFLFGGRSSKTFKPKKNIPEGTHQYDLMKHAAATLGSGNLRLAVLLPEGEDLNEWVAVNTVDFFNQINMLYGTITEFCTEESCSIMSAGPKYEYHWADGLTVKKPIKCSAPKYIDYLMTWVQDQLDDETLFPSKIGVPFPKNFLSIAKTILKRLFRVYAHIYHTHFDSIVTLGEEAHLNTSFKHFIYFVQEFVLIDRRELAPLQDYIDKLAGRETR is encoded by the exons ATGAGCTTCCTATT tgGAGGCAGATCATCAAAGACTTTTAAACCTAAGAAGAATATACCAGAAGGTACACACCAATACGATCTAATGAAGCACGCAGCAGCCACTCTTGGTTCGGGCAATCTGAGATTGGCCGTACTACTACCAGAAGGCGAAGATCTCAATGAATGGGTTGCCGTCAACA ctgttgattttttcaatcaaataaACATGTTATACGGTACAATAACGGAATTCTGCACTGAGGAAAGTTGTTCTATAATGTCTGCTGGACCCAAATACGAATATCATTGGGCAGATGGCCTGACGGTTAAGAAACCTATTAAGTGTTCTGCTCCAAAATACATTGATTATTTGATGACTTGGGTTCAGGATCAATTGGATGACGAAACATTGTTCCCTTCAAAAATCGGTGTCCCATTTCCTAAGAACTTCTTATCGATTGCTAAGACAATACTTAAACGGTTATTTAGGGTGTATGCTCATATATATCATACACATTTCgattcaattgttacactaggCGAGGAAGCACATCTCAACACATCGTTCAAgcattttatttactttgttCAG GAATTTGTACTAATTGATCGAAGAGAATTGGCTCCATTACAAGACTACATTGATAAATTGGCTGGCAGAGAAACTAGATAA